One Tachyglossus aculeatus isolate mTacAcu1 chromosome 18, mTacAcu1.pri, whole genome shotgun sequence DNA segment encodes these proteins:
- the DMAP1 gene encoding DNA methyltransferase 1-associated protein 1 isoform X1: MSTGADVRDILELGGELESPGTISKKDIINSDKKKSKKSSETLTFKRPEGMHREVYALLYSDKKDAPPLLPSDTTQGYRTVKAKLGSKKVRPWKWMPFTNPARKDGAMFYHWRRVAEEGKDYPFARFNKAVQVPVYSEQEYQLYLHDDAWTKAETDHLFDLSRRFDLRFVVIHDRYDHQQFKKRSVEDLKERYYHICAKLANVRAVPGTDLKMPVFDAGHERRRKEQLERLYNRTPEQVAEEEYLIQELRKIEARKKEREKRTQDLQKLITAADTTTEQRRTERKAPKKKLPQKKETEKPDSCSRDALRAVPETAGIKFPDFKSAGVTLRSQRMKLPSSVGQKKIKALEQMLLELGVDLSPMPTEELVQMFNELRSDLVLLYELKQACSNCEYELQMLRHRHEALARAGGLVGPPSAEPPAAEGTPGPEQARPDGRDAGVDVVGAPLTPNSRKRRESASSSSSVKKVKKP, from the exons ATGTCGACGGGGGCGGATGTGCGGGACATCCTGGAGCTGGGCGGGGAGCTGGAGAGCCCCGGAACCATCAGCAAGAAGGACATCATCAACTCGGACAAG aaAAAGTCCAAGAAGTCATCGGAGACGCTGACGTTCAAGAGGCCCGAGGGAATGCACCGGGAAGTCTACGCCCTGCTCTACTCCGACAAAAA GGACGCGCCCCCACTGCTGCCCAGTGACACCACACAGGGCTACCGCACCGTGAAGGCCAAGCTGGGCTCCAAGAAGGTGCGGCCCTGGAAGTGGATGCCCTTCACCAACCCCGCCCGCAAGGATGGCGCCATGTTCTACCACTGGCGGCGAGTGGCCGAGGAGGGCAAGGACTACCCCTTTGCCAGGTTCAATAAG GCGGTGCAGGTGCCCGTGTACTCGGAGCAGGAGTACCAACTGTACCTGCACGACGACGCCTGGACCAAGGCCGAGACCGACCACCTCTTCGACCTGAGCCGCCGCTTCGACCTGCGCTTTGTCGTCATCCACGACCGCTACGACCACCAGCAGTTCAAG AAGCGTTCGGTGGAGGACCTGAAGGAACGCTACTACCACATCTGTGCCAAGCTGGCCAACGTCCGGGCCGTGCCGGGCACCGACCTCAAGATGCCCGTGTTCGACGCCGGTCACGAGCGGCGCCGCAAAGAACAGCTTGAGCGGCTCTACAACCGCACCCCAGAGCAG GTGGCAGAAGAAGAGTACCTCATCCAGGAGCTGCGCAAGATCGAGGCGCGCAAGAAGGAGCGCGAGAAGCGCACGCAGGACCTGCAGAAGCTCATCACGGCGGCGGACACCACCACCGAGCAGCGGCGCACCGAGCGCAAGGCCCCCAAGAAGAAGCTGCCCCAGAAGAAGGAGACGGAGAAGCCG GATTCCTGCTCCCGGGATGCCTTGCGA GCTGTTCCCGAGACGGCCGGCATCAAGTTTCCTGACTTCAAGTCCGCGGGCGTCACACTGCGCAGCCAGAGG ATGAAGCTGCCCAGCTCGGTGGGACAGAAGAAGATTAAAGCCCTGGAGCAGATGCtgctggagctgggagtgg ACCTGAGCCCGATGCCGACGGAGGAGCTGGTGCAGATGTTCAACGAGCTGCGTAGCGACCTGGTGCTGCTGTACGAGCTGAAGCAGGCCTGCTCCAACTGCGAGTACGAGCTCCAGATGCTGCGGCACAGGCACGAAGCCCTGGCCCGGGCTGGGGGCCTCGTGGGACCCCCCAGCGCCGAGCCCCCCGCTGCCGAAGGAACCCCGGGGCCCGAGCAGGCCCGGCCGGACGGCAGGGACGCCGGCGTGGACGTGGTGGGAGCCCCTCTCACCCCCAACTCG AGGAAGCGACGGGAATCGGCCTCCAGCTCGTCCTCCGTCAAGAAGGTGAAGAAGCCGTGA
- the DMAP1 gene encoding DNA methyltransferase 1-associated protein 1 isoform X2, whose translation MSTGADVRDILELGGELESPGTISKKDIINSDKKKSKKSSETLTFKRPEGMHREVYALLYSDKKDAPPLLPSDTTQGYRTVKAKLGSKKVRPWKWMPFTNPARKDGAMFYHWRRVAEEGKDYPFARFNKAVQVPVYSEQEYQLYLHDDAWTKAETDHLFDLSRRFDLRFVVIHDRYDHQQFKKRSVEDLKERYYHICAKLANVRAVPGTDLKMPVFDAGHERRRKEQLERLYNRTPEQVAEEEYLIQELRKIEARKKEREKRTQDLQKLITAADTTTEQRRTERKAPKKKLPQKKETEKPAVPETAGIKFPDFKSAGVTLRSQRMKLPSSVGQKKIKALEQMLLELGVDLSPMPTEELVQMFNELRSDLVLLYELKQACSNCEYELQMLRHRHEALARAGGLVGPPSAEPPAAEGTPGPEQARPDGRDAGVDVVGAPLTPNSRKRRESASSSSSVKKVKKP comes from the exons ATGTCGACGGGGGCGGATGTGCGGGACATCCTGGAGCTGGGCGGGGAGCTGGAGAGCCCCGGAACCATCAGCAAGAAGGACATCATCAACTCGGACAAG aaAAAGTCCAAGAAGTCATCGGAGACGCTGACGTTCAAGAGGCCCGAGGGAATGCACCGGGAAGTCTACGCCCTGCTCTACTCCGACAAAAA GGACGCGCCCCCACTGCTGCCCAGTGACACCACACAGGGCTACCGCACCGTGAAGGCCAAGCTGGGCTCCAAGAAGGTGCGGCCCTGGAAGTGGATGCCCTTCACCAACCCCGCCCGCAAGGATGGCGCCATGTTCTACCACTGGCGGCGAGTGGCCGAGGAGGGCAAGGACTACCCCTTTGCCAGGTTCAATAAG GCGGTGCAGGTGCCCGTGTACTCGGAGCAGGAGTACCAACTGTACCTGCACGACGACGCCTGGACCAAGGCCGAGACCGACCACCTCTTCGACCTGAGCCGCCGCTTCGACCTGCGCTTTGTCGTCATCCACGACCGCTACGACCACCAGCAGTTCAAG AAGCGTTCGGTGGAGGACCTGAAGGAACGCTACTACCACATCTGTGCCAAGCTGGCCAACGTCCGGGCCGTGCCGGGCACCGACCTCAAGATGCCCGTGTTCGACGCCGGTCACGAGCGGCGCCGCAAAGAACAGCTTGAGCGGCTCTACAACCGCACCCCAGAGCAG GTGGCAGAAGAAGAGTACCTCATCCAGGAGCTGCGCAAGATCGAGGCGCGCAAGAAGGAGCGCGAGAAGCGCACGCAGGACCTGCAGAAGCTCATCACGGCGGCGGACACCACCACCGAGCAGCGGCGCACCGAGCGCAAGGCCCCCAAGAAGAAGCTGCCCCAGAAGAAGGAGACGGAGAAGCCG GCTGTTCCCGAGACGGCCGGCATCAAGTTTCCTGACTTCAAGTCCGCGGGCGTCACACTGCGCAGCCAGAGG ATGAAGCTGCCCAGCTCGGTGGGACAGAAGAAGATTAAAGCCCTGGAGCAGATGCtgctggagctgggagtgg ACCTGAGCCCGATGCCGACGGAGGAGCTGGTGCAGATGTTCAACGAGCTGCGTAGCGACCTGGTGCTGCTGTACGAGCTGAAGCAGGCCTGCTCCAACTGCGAGTACGAGCTCCAGATGCTGCGGCACAGGCACGAAGCCCTGGCCCGGGCTGGGGGCCTCGTGGGACCCCCCAGCGCCGAGCCCCCCGCTGCCGAAGGAACCCCGGGGCCCGAGCAGGCCCGGCCGGACGGCAGGGACGCCGGCGTGGACGTGGTGGGAGCCCCTCTCACCCCCAACTCG AGGAAGCGACGGGAATCGGCCTCCAGCTCGTCCTCCGTCAAGAAGGTGAAGAAGCCGTGA